The region GGCTCCCCGTCGAGGTGATCGGCCGCTTCGCGCACGACGACGCGCCGGTCGCGACGGATGATCCGCGCGCGCAGGTGCTGGCGATGATCGAGCGACGCGCCGTGGACGAGGCCGATCTGATCCGCACGCTCGGCCTCGCCGAGCCCGATGCCCGCGCCGTGCTCGACGCACTGGTCGCCGAGGGGCGCATCCGTCGCGTGGAGTTCGATGGCCGACCGCACTACCGCCGCGAAACGGCGTCGGCTCGCGCGAGATAGCGCCCGCGCCTGACGCCCGTTCCCTTTGCGTTTTGGCGGCGCGTCTGTTAAACGGGGGCCGTTCGCGCGTCCCCGAGGGCGCGCGGTCGCGTCTGGGGACCCGATGACCTCGTTTTTCGATTTTACGCCGCGCCTCGCGTCGCGATGGATCGCCCTCGCGGCGGTCGCGGCGGCGCTTGCGTTTGCGACGCTCGCCCACGCTGAGAACTGGGTCGGCTACTACGAGATCCGGCAGGACGGGCGCCTGATCGGCGCGGAGCGCGTGGACTTCGACGACGCGGCCGACGGATCGTACACCGTGCGCACCAACGGCACGCTCAAGCAGGGCGAGGGTAAGGACGAGACGACCTTCAGCAACCTCTCGGAGCTGCGCGCCCGCGCCGGTGGCGAGTTTCAGGACTACCAGCGCGAGGTGACCGTCAACAAGCTGCCGCGCAAGCTGGCGATGCAGTACGACGGTACCCGCTTCATCGCGCAGGTCGCCGTGGGCAAGGGCGCGCAGGAGTACAAAATCTCGGCGCCGTCCACGTCGATCGTCACGGATCTGGGGATTTACGGCCACCTGCAACTGCTGGTGCGTTCGGCGGTGCGCGACGCGCGCCTCGGCCGCGAGATCCCCATCCTCAACCCGGGCGAGCTGACGAAAAGCACGGCGGTCGTGGATGATCGCGGCCCCGACTCGGTGAAGACCGCGAAGGGCTTTTTCGCGTCGCGCAGGTTTTTCGTGGACATGGGCACGGTGGGCGCGAACGTGTGGACCGACACGCCGGGCCGCATGATCCGCGCCGAGATTCCGGCGATCGGCGTCACCGTCGAGTTGCAGAATTTCACCGGTCCGCGTGCCGCCGAAGCCGCGCCGTTGCGTGCGAAATCGGAACGCGTGGACCGCGCAGACGTGTCGTTTCCCATCAAGCCGAAGTCGGGAACGGACGACACCGCCATGTTGCACGGCGTACTGCGTCGCCCGCGCGGCGTGGCCGGGCGGCTGCCCGCGGTGATCTTTTTGTCCGACACCGGCCCGCAAAGCGCCGATGGCGTCGATCCCGTCACCAAGCTCGACACGCGCACGGGCGACCTGTGCGACGCGATCGCCGAGGGCGGATTCGCGGTGATGTCGTGGGACGATCGCGGCGTGGACCGCTCGCCCGGCGACGTCGCGCAGACCACCCTCGACACGCAGACCGCCGACGCCAAGGCCGCCGTGCGCTGGCTGGTCGCGCGAGACGACGTCGACCCCGCGCGCGTCGCGCTGGTGGGGCTTGGCGAGGGCGGCAACGTCGCATGGCGCGTGGCGTCCGCGGAATCCGACGTGAAAGCGGTTGTCGCGCTCGCCCCCGCGCCGGTGTCGATGGCGAAGCTCGCCGAGGAACAGGCCCGGCGGCGGCTCTCGACCGCGGCCGACTTTTTGCCCGAGGATCTGGACGATCATCCCGTGATGATCGCGCTGAAAAAAGCGCGCACGACGAATGAAGAATTCACGGTGATCGGCAACCGGCCGACTTATCTCGACCTCTTCCGCCAGTGGGATCGGCTCGACCCGGCGGCGGATCTCGCGGCGGTGAAGGTCCCGGTGCTGCACGTTCTGATGGGCCGCGACGAGCAGGTCTTCCCGGAACTATCCGACGCGTTCGCGAAAAAGGTCGGCGGGAGATCGAATTACACCGTCAAGCGCTTCGACGCCCTGGACCACTTTCTCGTGCGCGGGCGCGGAACGATCGGCTCGTATTCCGATCCCGATCGCCGCGTCGATCCCGAGGCGACGGCCTACATCGTGCGCTGGCTCGCCACGAGCATGTGACGGGCAAGGTTTTGTGACGGGCAAGGTTTTGTGACGGGCGAGGTTTTGTGACGGGCGAGATTATGTGACCGGCGACGTCCCGTCGCCCTGGAAAGGACATCACGTTGGGCATCCGTCAGGTTCCCGTGAACACGCTCGAAGACGGCATGTTCTGCGACTCGGTTTACGCCGTGCGCCGCAAGCAGCTCGCCACCGCGAAGACCGGCAAGCCGTACCTGAATCTCACGCTCGCCGACCGCACCGGCGAGATCGTCGCGCGCGTGTTCCGCAACGCCGACTATTTTTCGCAGCTCTTCTCCGAGGGCGATTTCGTCTACGTGCAGGCCAAGGTGCAGTCGTACGAAGGCAAGCTGCAGCTCGTCATCGACGCGCTCGAGCGCATCGCCCCGGGCGAGATCAGCGCCGAGGACTTCCTGCCCGCGGGCCGCATCGCGCCCGAGATCCTGAAAACGCACCTGCGCGCGATTCTCGAGACGATCGCCGACGACCGCATCCGGCGCCTGTGCCTGATGGCGATGTTCGAAACGCCCGAGGGCGAGGCGTTTTGCCGCGCGCCCGCCGCGCAGAACATGCACCACGCGCACCTTTACGGCTTGCTGGAACACACCGTCTCGGTGCTGCTGCTGCTCGACATGGTGAGCCGCCACTACACAAACGTGAACCGCGACGTGCTGCTCGCGGGCGGGCTCTTCCACGATTTCGGCAAAGTGTACGAGCTCGAGTACGCGCGCTCGTTCGGCTACACCGATCGCGGGCGGCTGGTGCCGCACCTCATCATCGGCGTGCAGCTCCTCGGCGAGTGGTGCGCGCGCATCCCCGATTTTCCCGCCGAGGCGAAACTCCAGATCGAGCACATCATCCTCGCGCACCACGGCACCCGCGAGTTCGGCTCGCCGGTCATCCCGGCCACGGTCGAGGCGCTGATCGTCCATCAGGTCGACGATATGGACGCCAAGGTCTGGGCGATGCTGAACCACATCGAAAAGGCTGGACCCGACGCGCAGTGGACCGACCGCCACGGCCTACTCGGCACCTACCTGCGGCGCACATCGAGCGCCGCCGCGGATCTCTACGGCTTCCACCTGCCGGGTGATGCCCAGCCCGAATCCGCTCCCGTTCAAACGTCGCTGTTCGGGAAAAAATAGATGGGCGTCGCGATCTTCGATGTCGATCGCACGCTCCTCGACGGCATGGCCGGCTACTATTTCTGGAAGTTTCTGTGGCAGCGCCGCCACCTGCTGCCGCGTGGCCGCTGGGAAACCGTCCGCAGCTACATCCTTTACCGCACGAAAATCCGCCCCGAATCGGTGATGGTCGAGGCCGGCGTCACCGGGCTCGCGGGGCTCGCGCCTGCACATGTCGATGCGTGGGCCGAGACGTGCGTGGAAGAGGCGGTGTGGCCAAAGGTGTATACCGAGGCGCTGGAAGCGATCGCCCGCCACCGCGCCCAAGGTGATTTTGTCGTGCTTGCGTCGGGATCCGCGCGGGCGATCGTGGCCTCGCTCGCCCGGCGCAGCGGCGCGCACGATATCGTCTCCACCGAGGCCGAGATCGACGAGCACGGAGTGTATCGCCCCGTCCCGCGCCTGCCGCTGTGCTACGCCGAGGGCAAGACGACGCTGGTCGAGGACCTGCTCGCCCGCGAGGGCCACGCCGTCGCGGACGCGACGTTCTACACCGACAACTACCCCGATCTGACGCTGCTGGAGCGCGTGGCGCACCCCGTCGCCGTCAACCCGGACGACGCGCTGCGCACAGTCGCCAAATCGCGCGGCTGGCCGATCCTGCGCTGGCATCGCGCCGTCGGCGGCGAGGGCACCGGCACCGCCTGGCCGCTGCAAACCCCCTGACCGGTCGGCTCGCCGCGTCTTGTGTTTTTGCCGAGGACGCGGGCACAATCTCCACATGCCACTCGATCATTCGGGACGTTGAATGAACGTCGATTCGCATCGCGAAGATCCCGTGACGATCTTCACGATCGGCCACTCCAATCACGAGTTGCCGCATTTTCTCGATCTGCTGCTCGCGCACCACATTCGAGTTCTCGTGGACACGCGCTCGTCGCCCTGGGTTCAGTATTCCACGCACTTCAACGCCGAGCCGTTGCGCCGCGCCGCCCTGGCGGCGGGCGTGCGTTATGTGTATCGCGGCGACGAACTGGGAGGGCGACCGGCGAGTCGGGATTTCTACGATGACGACGGCCGGGTGCGATATGATCTGATCGCGAAAACGGACGGATTCGCGAACGCGCTCGACGAGGTGGTCGCTCTCGCGCGGCACGAGCCCACGGCGATCATGTGCTCCGAGGAGAACCCGGCGGACTGTCACCGCCGGCTGCTGATCGGTCGCGTGGCGCGCGGGCGGGGGCACGAAATCGTTCACATCCGGGGCGACGGCGCGCGGCAAACGGAAGACGAGTTCGAGGAGCGGCTGCGCTCCGAGGACCCTCGCCGCAACCAGCTCGACCTGTTCGCGGGCACGGAGAAACAGGAATGGAAATCCACACGATCGGTTTTACCAAAACCACGGCCCGGGGATTCTTCGGACGGCTTCGCAACGCCGGAATACGACGACTGATCGACGTGCGTCTGCACAACACGTCGCAGCTCGCGGGTTTCGCGAAAGCCGACGATCTGGCTTACTTTCTCGAGGCGATCCTGGCGATCGAGTACGTACACGAACCGCGGCTCGCGCCCAGCGACGAACTGCTGAACGGGTTGAAAAAGGCGAAGTCGATCGGCTGGAGAGAGTTCGAGCGGGGCTTTTTACGCCTGATGGACGAGCGCCGCGCCGCCGAAACGCTGGACCGGAACCTGTTCGCTTCGCGATCCGCGTTGCTGTGCAGCGAAGCGACGGCGGAGCATTGCCACCGCCGGCTCGTCGCCGAGCATCTCGCCGCGCGGTGGCCCGATGAGGATATCCGCATCGTGCATCTGTAAGAAGGCACCCCCCGGGGAGGATTGCCCGTGAAGTTGTGGGTCTGTCACGTCACCCGCATGCGCCCCGGCGCGATCTGCATCGCCGGGATCGACCCGGCTACGGGCTCATTCGCCCGCCCGATTCTTCCCTACGAAGCGGGGCAGTT is a window of Deltaproteobacteria bacterium DNA encoding:
- a CDS encoding DUF488 domain-containing protein, with protein sequence MEIHTIGFTKTTARGFFGRLRNAGIRRLIDVRLHNTSQLAGFAKADDLAYFLEAILAIEYVHEPRLAPSDELLNGLKKAKSIGWREFERGFLRLMDERRAAETLDRNLFASRSALLCSEATAEHCHRRLVAEHLAARWPDEDIRIVHL
- a CDS encoding alpha/beta hydrolase — its product is MTSFFDFTPRLASRWIALAAVAAALAFATLAHAENWVGYYEIRQDGRLIGAERVDFDDAADGSYTVRTNGTLKQGEGKDETTFSNLSELRARAGGEFQDYQREVTVNKLPRKLAMQYDGTRFIAQVAVGKGAQEYKISAPSTSIVTDLGIYGHLQLLVRSAVRDARLGREIPILNPGELTKSTAVVDDRGPDSVKTAKGFFASRRFFVDMGTVGANVWTDTPGRMIRAEIPAIGVTVELQNFTGPRAAEAAPLRAKSERVDRADVSFPIKPKSGTDDTAMLHGVLRRPRGVAGRLPAVIFLSDTGPQSADGVDPVTKLDTRTGDLCDAIAEGGFAVMSWDDRGVDRSPGDVAQTTLDTQTADAKAAVRWLVARDDVDPARVALVGLGEGGNVAWRVASAESDVKAVVALAPAPVSMAKLAEEQARRRLSTAADFLPEDLDDHPVMIALKKARTTNEEFTVIGNRPTYLDLFRQWDRLDPAADLAAVKVPVLHVLMGRDEQVFPELSDAFAKKVGGRSNYTVKRFDALDHFLVRGRGTIGSYSDPDRRVDPEATAYIVRWLATSM
- a CDS encoding HD domain-containing protein; protein product: MGIRQVPVNTLEDGMFCDSVYAVRRKQLATAKTGKPYLNLTLADRTGEIVARVFRNADYFSQLFSEGDFVYVQAKVQSYEGKLQLVIDALERIAPGEISAEDFLPAGRIAPEILKTHLRAILETIADDRIRRLCLMAMFETPEGEAFCRAPAAQNMHHAHLYGLLEHTVSVLLLLDMVSRHYTNVNRDVLLAGGLFHDFGKVYELEYARSFGYTDRGRLVPHLIIGVQLLGEWCARIPDFPAEAKLQIEHIILAHHGTREFGSPVIPATVEALIVHQVDDMDAKVWAMLNHIEKAGPDAQWTDRHGLLGTYLRRTSSAAADLYGFHLPGDAQPESAPVQTSLFGKK
- a CDS encoding DUF488 domain-containing protein; this encodes MNVDSHREDPVTIFTIGHSNHELPHFLDLLLAHHIRVLVDTRSSPWVQYSTHFNAEPLRRAALAAGVRYVYRGDELGGRPASRDFYDDDGRVRYDLIAKTDGFANALDEVVALARHEPTAIMCSEENPADCHRRLLIGRVARGRGHEIVHIRGDGARQTEDEFEERLRSEDPRRNQLDLFAGTEKQEWKSTRSVLPKPRPGDSSDGFATPEYDD
- a CDS encoding HAD-IB family hydrolase, whose product is MGVAIFDVDRTLLDGMAGYYFWKFLWQRRHLLPRGRWETVRSYILYRTKIRPESVMVEAGVTGLAGLAPAHVDAWAETCVEEAVWPKVYTEALEAIARHRAQGDFVVLASGSARAIVASLARRSGAHDIVSTEAEIDEHGVYRPVPRLPLCYAEGKTTLVEDLLAREGHAVADATFYTDNYPDLTLLERVAHPVAVNPDDALRTVAKSRGWPILRWHRAVGGEGTGTAWPLQTP